The nucleotide sequence CGATTTTGGTACTGATCTCTGACCTGTATGAAGGCGGCGTTGAATCGGGCCTGCTGCGCCGTGCCAACGAGCTGGTCGAATCCGGTGTGCAGTTTGTCACGCTGCTGGCGCTGAGCGACGAGGGCGCTCCGTCATACGACGCCGACCTGGCCGCCAAGCTGGCCGCCTTGGGCGTGCCATCGTTTGCCTGCACGCCAGACGCCTTCCCGCAGCTAATGGCCGCTGCCATCCGCCGCGACGATGTGAGCGCCTGGGCGGCGACGCAGGGTTTCAAGACCAGCAAATAACAAAGCTGGCTCGGCTGGCTCGGCTGGCTCAGTCTGGCAGGGCCACGCCCAGCTTGGCCAGCTTTGCCGCCGCCACATCACGGCGGCGTGCGGCTTTTGCCGCTGTTTCACTCACGGTGGCAATGGTCTTGGGGCCTTTGCCTGCAGCGGCCTTGACCAGGTCTGCCTTCTTGCTGGCTTCGGCGGCCAGCTTGCGGTAGCTGGCGATCAGTTCGGCAATCAGTTCGGCATGGGCTGCGGCTTGGTTCACGGGGTTTCCTGTTCGTTGAGGGCCGCATTGTCACGGCAAAAGCGGGAGCGCTTTGAATGCCATTACAGATTGGCGAATTACTGGCACGGAGGGCGCTGGGTTTGAAGGCATGATGGCGGTCGTTCAAACCAATGAGGAAATGCGATGGCAGGTGCAGGCCTATTGATGCTGCTCGACGACATCACAGCGCTGCTGGACGATGTTGCCTTGATGACCAAAACAGCCGCCAGCAAAAGCACGGCGATTCTGGATGATGTGGCCACTCAGACCAAAGTGGCGGTGCAGAAAACGGCCGGTGTGCTGGGCGATGATCTGGCGCTGAATGCGGAGCAGGTGACTGGCGTCAAGGCCAACCGAGAGTTGCCAGTGGTCTGGGCAGTGGCCAAGGGCTCGCTGATGAACAAGGCGATCCTGGTTCCAGCGGCGCTGTTGATCAGCGCGTTTGCGCCCTGGCTGATTACGCCGCTGCTGATGGTGGGCGGCGCTTTTCTGTGCTTTGAAGGAGTGGAAAAAATCCTGGAGCTTTTTCACAAAAAGAAGGCACACGATGTGCATGAAGCCGAGGTCGATGCAGACGAGGCCGTGCACAAGGGCGTAGCGCCTTCGTCGGTCAGAGCAGCGCGCGAAAAGCACATGGACCCGATGGAGTACGAGAAGCAAAAGGTCAAGGGCGCTGTGCGCACGGACTTTATTCTTTCTGCAGAAATCATGGCCATTGCGCTGGGTACGGTCTCGACCAAGCCCATCTGGGAGCAGGGCGCAGTGCTGATCGCAGTGGCGCTGGCCATCACGGTGTTTGTCTATGGTCTGGTGGCTGGGATTGTGCGTATGGATGACGTGGGCAACTGGCTGATGGCCAAGTCCAGCAGCGCCGCCCAAGCCTTTGGTCGCGGCCTGATTGCGTTCACGCCCTGGTTGATGCGTGGCCTGTCCATCGTGGGGACAGCTGCAATGTTCATGGTGGGCGGCAGCCTGCTGGTGCATGGCATTGGCCCGATTGAGCATTGGGTTCAGACCGCAGTGGTGCCTATGGGCGGTATTGCCGCTGCGCTGGGGCCAGTGCTGGTGCATGTGGTGGTGGGCGCCATCATTGGTGGCGTTGTGGTGCTGTGCGTGGAGTTGTGGCACAAGCTCAGGCCCGCCAAGGCTGCTCATTAAAAGCATAGCTAGCACCCTATGAGTGGTGCTGGCTTGAGATGAATCAGAAGCTAGCTAGATGCAAAGCGGCCGTGGCCCATGGGCAACGGCCGCTTTTTTCTTTGGGTTCATGGTTGGCAGATTGATATGGGACAAACCCGAGCAGGGTTGGCTTTGTTTCAATCAATGCCAAGGGAAGTGCAAAGCGCTCCCACTGATTACCTCAAGGAAAAGCCCATGAAAAAGACTCTGATCGCGATTGCCGCTGCTGCCAGCGCCCTGACTGCTGGTACTGCTTTTGCCCAATCCTTTGATGGCTCCAGCCCCTGGCAAGTGCGTGTGCGCGCCGTGCATCTGAACAGCGACAACGGCGGCGCTGCTGGCGATGCGGGTGTGAGCATCAACAACAAGTGGATTCCTGAAGTGGACGTGTCCTACTTCTTCACGCCCAATATCGCTGCCGAGCTGATCCTGACCTACCCGCAAAAGCATGACGTGCGTCTGGCTGGCGACAAGATTGGTTCGCTCAAGCATCTGCCCCCCACATTGCTGGCGCAGTACCACTTCACCAACTTCGGTGCCTTCAAGCCCTATGTGGGCGCTGGCGTGAACTACACCAATTTTTCGAGTGTGAATCTGCCTGAAGGCGTGAGCATCAAGAAAAACAGCTTTGGCGGTGCGCTGCAGCTGGGGTTTGACTATGCGCTGGACAAGAACTGGTCGCTGAACTTCGACGTCAAGAAGGTCTATCTGGGCACCAAGGTGACTGGTGCAGGTCTGGATAACGCCAAGTTGAAGGTTGATCCATGGCTGGTTGGCGTGGGTGTGGGCTATCGTTTCTGATAGCTGCACCGCAAAGAGTGTTCTTGCCTGCGGCCTTCTTCCGCAGGCAAGTCACGCACCACAGTCATTGTGGTGCACTGGAATAAGCGGGTCGGCATGGTCTGCTTATTTCGTGGCTAGGGTGTATGTTTGTATCGGTATTTCGCTTGCGCGGAGTACCGATTTTTTTATTCCTGAAGCTTGTAGCGAAATGCCTGAATCAGGCAGGCGGCGACGGGTTTTCCTTGCCAGGTGGGAGGCGAGAACTTCCACTGGCGCAGAGCCTGAATGGATGCCTTGACCAGCGCCGGATGGGCGCCGGGCCGCACCGCATAGTTCCCGAGTTGTCCCGTCTCTGAAATCTGGAAGATGATCACGACAGGCCCCTCAGTATTGCTGTCGATCAGAACTTTTGGGTAGTCAGGCAGGGCGGTGCGCTGGATCTGGGGCGGCTGATCGAGTTGTATGGATGACAGGCAGTCTCTGAGCCATGCCGGGCGCTCTGAGGCTGAAATCCACGGGGCTTGCTGGCTGCCCTGTGGCACCAATGATGGCGTGGTGCGCGGCCCCGCAGTGGGCGGTACCGCATAGATGGGTGCGGGGGCATCTTGGGGCTGCACAGGTTGCGGCTGCACAGGTTGCTGCACCTGGCTGCGGTCAATGACCGTGCGCTGCGCCGACTCTTCAATCGGCGGCTCTGGCTTCAGGGGCACTTGCCTGCAGCCCCCCAGCCAGAGCATGCCCAGCAGCAGGGCCAGCGCAGGACGATGTGGAAGGCAGCGATAGCCAGAGCGAAGTGCTGAAATCATGCGGAAGTCTCCTGGGTGCAGCCCGCAGCATTGCAGGTGCGGGCTGTTGCATGGAGACTTTTATACTTGGGCCAGTGCCTGCTCCAGGTCGGCCAGCAGGTCGTCAATATGCTCAATGCCTACCGACAGGCGCACCATGCCTTCGGTCACGCCCGCCTTGGCCAGCTCTTTTTCATCCAGCTGGCGGTGTGTGGTCGAGGCAGGGTGCGTGGCCAGTGATTTGGCATCGCCAATATTGACCAGACGTGTGAACAGCTGCAGCGCATCCAAAAAGCGCGCTCCAGCCTCGCGCCCCTGTGCCCCCTTCAAGCTGAACGACAAAATGCCCGATGCACGGCCGCCCGACTGCTTTTGCACGATGGCGTGGTCGGGGTGGTCTTTCAGGCCCGCATAGCGCACCCATTCCACCTTGGGGTGGTTTTGCAGGGTTTCGGCAATCTTTTGCGTGTTCTCGCAGATGCGGTCCATGCGCAGCGCCAGGGTTTCAATGCCTTGCAGGATCTGGAAGGCGTTTTGCGGCGAGATGGCAGCGCCCATATTGCGCAGCGGCACCACGCGGGCGCGGCCGATAAAGGCGGCTGGGCCCAGCGCTTCGGTATAGACCACGCCGTGGTAGCTGACGTCGGGCTCGTTCAGGCGCTTGAAGCGGGCTTTGTGCTCCGCCCAGGGGAACTTGCCGCTGTCCACAATCGCGCCGCCCACGCTGGTGCCGTGGCCGCCCAGGTATTTGGTCAGCGAATGCACCACGATGTCTGCGCCAAACTCGATGGGGCGCAGCAGGTAGGGCGAAGGCACGGTGTTGTCCACGATCAGCGGCACGCCGTGCGCATGGGCCACATCGGCCAGGGCCTTGATGTCGGTCACATTGCCCAGAGGGTTGCCGATGGATTCGATGAACACGGCCTTGGTTTTGGCGTCGATCAGCTTGCCAAAGCTGGCCGGGTCGCGCGGGTCGGCAAAGCGCACCTCAATGCCTTGCTGGGGGAAGGTGTGGGCAAACAGGTTGTAGGTGCCGCCATACAACGTGCTGGCCGACACGATGTTGTCACCGGCTTCAGCCAATGTCTGGATGGCCGCAGTGATGGCGGCCATGCCCGAAGCCACGGCCAGCGCGGCAATGCCGCCTTCCAGTGCGGCCACGCGCTTTTCCAGCACATCGGTGGTGGGGTTCATGATGCGGGTGTAGATATTGCCCGGCACCTTCAAATCAAACAGATCGGCGCCATGCTGGGCGCTGTCGAACGCATAGGCCACCGTCTGGTAGATGGGCACGGCGCAGGCCTTGGTCGTGGGGTCGGGGGAATAGCCGGCGTGTACGGCAAGGGTTTCGATGCGCATGGTGCTGTCTCTCTTTAGGGTTGAAGAATGCTTTTCGAGGAACCTGATCGTTTCATTATGCGTAGCTGTGAACGACGCATGAACGACACAGTAGCTATGTGCTTATGCGACTTCTGAAAAGACGATGATCGAAATCGTCAGGGTGTGGATACACTTTGCAGGAAAATTGACTACATAATTTTTAACATTCTCCTACAGGAGTCATTTCGGTGAACGAGCCCGCAGACCTGTACTTTGCGCTGATAGCACCGGCTTGCGTCGTGCTGTTCGGCGTGGTGCTGGTGCTTTGCTGGTGGGCTCAGCGGCATCGGGCGCAGTCAAAGTACCTGCTTTGGCTGGCCGCCGGGTATGTGCTTCCGGCTGCCGCCTTGGCCGCTCAAAGTCTGATGAGCAACGCGCAGCTGGGCAAAACGGCGCTGCTGACGGGCGTGCTCTATCTGTCGGGGGCCTGGTGCCTGGCTCAGGGAATGTCGCTGCGATTTGCCGGGCGCCGGGCCAGTGTGCTGGCGGGCCTGCTCATCGGGGGCTTTGCACTGTCCGGAGTCTTTTATTTTTCAGAGCTCAGCGACCGGTTGTGGATTCGTGTGCTATTTCTCAATCTCGGGGTGGGCTTGCTGCAGTTACTGGCCGTTTTGCCACCGCATCGCTTGTCGGCCGGTGCAGACAAGCTGGAAAAGACGGTGCGCTGGACTTATGGCCTGTTTGCCATTTACTCATTGCTGCGCGCGGTGGCAATCTGGCTTTTGCCTGTGCAGGAGAATGCAGAGCTCACACGTTCTGGCTATTGGCTGCTGACCCTGGCGGGCACCACCTTGTTCAGCCTGTGGTTTGCGCTGGTGCTGCTGGCATGTTCAGTGCGAGATGTTTTCATGACGCTGCGCGATGAGCGCAACCGCGATCAGCTCACTCGACTGCTCAATCGCCGGGCTTTTATGGAAGCTGCAGAGCCTTTGCTGCAGGACAGGCGCCTGACATCCTGGGCAGTGGTGGCCGTTGATATCGACCATTTCAAACAGATCAATGACAACTGGGGGCATGGCGCTGGTGACCATGTGCTGCAGCAGTTCGGGCTGCTGCTGCCCCAGCAGGTCAGAGACCGCGATCTGGTGGCGCGCTTTGGTGGCGAGGAGTTCATGCTGCTGCTGTCAGACGTGCAATTGTTCGAGGCGCATGCCATCGTGGAGCGCATCCGGGCAAGCCTGCAAAGCCATGTGTTTGAGCAACTGCCCTCGAATGCTCGCGTGACCGCCAGCTTTGGTGTTGCACCGCTCACATCGCTGCAGGGACTGGATGCCGCCCTGCGGCAGGCCGATGAGCTGCTCTATCAGGCCAAAAAAGCGGGGCGCAATTGTGTGCAGATGCCCGGCATGCCCGAGTTTGCGCATACCCAGCCCATGCCTGTGCTGGGTGCTTCTGAATCAATAGCATTAAGCGCTGGATAGCAGGGCGCTGGGGGCCTTTCTGCCATTCAGCGCGGGTGTGTGCTGCGCCTGCCGCCAGGAGCTGGAGCGGCTGGCGGCTGCCATGAGTCCAGTGCCGCGTGAATCACGGCTGGGGCATGGGCGTCATTGGCGGCATAGCGCACCTGGGTCGGGCTGAGCTGCTGCGCGGCCCAGTTGGATGTGGTGGTGCGTTTGGATTTGTGAAAGCTGCGCTGCAAAACCAGTGCAGCCGCAGCGCGCACACCGACGGATGCGCCGTAGCCGTGCTGCTTGAAGCGCTTATCAAGATCCTGAATGTTGACGAGATCGGCAGCCAGCTTTTGCGGCAGGCTGTGGCGGTCGTTGTCCAGCCCGAACCCTACTTTGCAGATATGGGCTGCGGCCATCAGCTCGCGCGTAATTTCCAGCGCCATGGGGTGGTGCAGTTGCAGCAGCCAGGCCTCAGAGGTGGTGGCCAGTTGCACCAGATGCGGTCCGGTATCGCGCTGGCCCACATTGAAGAGGGGCTTGCTTTCGGTGTCGAAGCCCAGCACTGGCTCTGCGATCAGCGCGCGGTAGCTGGTTTCAAATTCGGCCGGTGTCTGAGGCAGGTGGATGGCGCTGGCAGGCAGTTCTGCGAACGCAGGAAGCAGGGCGCTTTCCTCTTTGCTGGGGGCAATCAATCGGGGCATTGCCAGATTACACAACAGCTTTTATTGTCCCCAGATGATGTGGGCCGGTCTGTGGGTAATTCTGCGCAAAAGCCCTGAAAGCCATGCCTGCCAAGGCTTTCAGGGTGGTGCCTAAAAAACAGGCTGCTCAGGTATCAGCGCCTGGTAAAGGCTGCTTGACGCTTTTCCAGAAATGCATTGACACCCTCACGGCTGTTGGCGTGTCTTGAGCAGTCGGCGATGGCCAGCTTCTCTTCCTGCAGGTGCTGCGCCAGATCATGCCCGTGGGCGTTGTCGCACAGCTTTTTGATGTGAGCCAGAGCGTTGGTGGCCCCGGCTGCCAGTTCTTCGGCCAGTTTGATGGCTTCTGGCATTAGCTGGTCTGGCTCATGCAGCTCATCAAAAATGCCCATGCGCAAAGCATCTTGCGCGGAGACGGGGCGGTTGCTCATCAACAGGTATTTGGCGCGTGCTGCCCCGGCTCTGCGGCTCAGGTAATAGGACGAGCCAAGATCCGGACTGAGGCCAATGGCCGAGTAGCCGCCACGCAAAAACA is from Comamonas fluminis and encodes:
- a CDS encoding DUF808 domain-containing protein, which translates into the protein MAGAGLLMLLDDITALLDDVALMTKTAASKSTAILDDVATQTKVAVQKTAGVLGDDLALNAEQVTGVKANRELPVVWAVAKGSLMNKAILVPAALLISAFAPWLITPLLMVGGAFLCFEGVEKILELFHKKKAHDVHEAEVDADEAVHKGVAPSSVRAAREKHMDPMEYEKQKVKGAVRTDFILSAEIMAIALGTVSTKPIWEQGAVLIAVALAITVFVYGLVAGIVRMDDVGNWLMAKSSSAAQAFGRGLIAFTPWLMRGLSIVGTAAMFMVGGSLLVHGIGPIEHWVQTAVVPMGGIAAALGPVLVHVVVGAIIGGVVVLCVELWHKLRPAKAAH
- a CDS encoding OmpW/AlkL family protein, encoding MKKTLIAIAAAASALTAGTAFAQSFDGSSPWQVRVRAVHLNSDNGGAAGDAGVSINNKWIPEVDVSYFFTPNIAAELILTYPQKHDVRLAGDKIGSLKHLPPTLLAQYHFTNFGAFKPYVGAGVNYTNFSSVNLPEGVSIKKNSFGGALQLGFDYALDKNWSLNFDVKKVYLGTKVTGAGLDNAKLKVDPWLVGVGVGYRF
- a CDS encoding energy transducer TonB, with the translated sequence MISALRSGYRCLPHRPALALLLGMLWLGGCRQVPLKPEPPIEESAQRTVIDRSQVQQPVQPQPVQPQDAPAPIYAVPPTAGPRTTPSLVPQGSQQAPWISASERPAWLRDCLSSIQLDQPPQIQRTALPDYPKVLIDSNTEGPVVIIFQISETGQLGNYAVRPGAHPALVKASIQALRQWKFSPPTWQGKPVAACLIQAFRYKLQE
- a CDS encoding O-acetylhomoserine aminocarboxypropyltransferase/cysteine synthase family protein, producing the protein MRIETLAVHAGYSPDPTTKACAVPIYQTVAYAFDSAQHGADLFDLKVPGNIYTRIMNPTTDVLEKRVAALEGGIAALAVASGMAAITAAIQTLAEAGDNIVSASTLYGGTYNLFAHTFPQQGIEVRFADPRDPASFGKLIDAKTKAVFIESIGNPLGNVTDIKALADVAHAHGVPLIVDNTVPSPYLLRPIEFGADIVVHSLTKYLGGHGTSVGGAIVDSGKFPWAEHKARFKRLNEPDVSYHGVVYTEALGPAAFIGRARVVPLRNMGAAISPQNAFQILQGIETLALRMDRICENTQKIAETLQNHPKVEWVRYAGLKDHPDHAIVQKQSGGRASGILSFSLKGAQGREAGARFLDALQLFTRLVNIGDAKSLATHPASTTHRQLDEKELAKAGVTEGMVRLSVGIEHIDDLLADLEQALAQV
- a CDS encoding GGDEF domain-containing protein is translated as MNEPADLYFALIAPACVVLFGVVLVLCWWAQRHRAQSKYLLWLAAGYVLPAAALAAQSLMSNAQLGKTALLTGVLYLSGAWCLAQGMSLRFAGRRASVLAGLLIGGFALSGVFYFSELSDRLWIRVLFLNLGVGLLQLLAVLPPHRLSAGADKLEKTVRWTYGLFAIYSLLRAVAIWLLPVQENAELTRSGYWLLTLAGTTLFSLWFALVLLACSVRDVFMTLRDERNRDQLTRLLNRRAFMEAAEPLLQDRRLTSWAVVAVDIDHFKQINDNWGHGAGDHVLQQFGLLLPQQVRDRDLVARFGGEEFMLLLSDVQLFEAHAIVERIRASLQSHVFEQLPSNARVTASFGVAPLTSLQGLDAALRQADELLYQAKKAGRNCVQMPGMPEFAHTQPMPVLGASESIALSAG
- a CDS encoding 3'-5' exonuclease, whose protein sequence is MPRLIAPSKEESALLPAFAELPASAIHLPQTPAEFETSYRALIAEPVLGFDTESKPLFNVGQRDTGPHLVQLATTSEAWLLQLHHPMALEITRELMAAAHICKVGFGLDNDRHSLPQKLAADLVNIQDLDKRFKQHGYGASVGVRAAAALVLQRSFHKSKRTTTSNWAAQQLSPTQVRYAANDAHAPAVIHAALDSWQPPAAPAPGGRRSTHPR
- a CDS encoding enoyl-CoA hydratase/isomerase family protein; the encoded protein is MSDLVLWEVRNGVGHIILNQPDQGNVISTPMAHALTAVVQQASRAEIGAVLISASGKQFCVGGDIREFVQNREQLPALIEELLSALNPVMQTLVTLPVPVISAIQGNIGGGGLGLGLCADLVLASSKVFLRGGYSAIGLSPDLGSSYYLSRRAGAARAKYLLMSNRPVSAQDALRMGIFDELHEPDQLMPEAIKLAEELAAGATNALAHIKKLCDNAHGHDLAQHLQEEKLAIADCSRHANSREGVNAFLEKRQAAFTRR